The following are encoded together in the Petrotoga sp. 9PW.55.5.1 genome:
- the jag gene encoding RNA-binding cell elongation regulator Jag/EloR: MLKLENETKFEGENLETVLEKAKISFKASDVDEISYKIIQEPNKGFLFGLGKRPLVIEAYPNEKYLINKVKEFLKNILSYFEEEIEIYVNYSNKILKVSLEGENLGKVIGKQGRVLGALQHLIMIYVNRMTDTKCEVKLDVGEYRKNRKRNLEIIAEQAAKKVLKTKTCVELAPMFSFERKIIHKYINFNYPKLYTVSEGLEPYRKVIIYPSKNGKKYIEN, encoded by the coding sequence GTGTTAAAATTGGAAAACGAGACTAAATTTGAAGGCGAAAATTTGGAAACTGTATTGGAAAAAGCCAAAATTTCTTTTAAGGCTTCTGACGTTGATGAGATATCCTACAAAATTATTCAAGAACCAAATAAAGGTTTTTTATTTGGTTTAGGTAAAAGGCCTTTAGTTATAGAAGCTTATCCAAATGAAAAATATTTAATAAACAAAGTAAAAGAGTTCTTAAAAAATATACTTTCTTATTTTGAAGAGGAAATTGAAATATATGTGAATTACAGTAATAAAATATTGAAAGTTTCATTAGAGGGAGAAAATTTAGGAAAAGTAATCGGTAAGCAAGGGAGGGTCCTTGGAGCATTACAACATCTAATCATGATTTATGTGAATCGAATGACGGATACAAAATGCGAAGTAAAATTAGATGTAGGCGAATATAGGAAAAATAGAAAAAGGAATTTAGAAATAATAGCTGAACAAGCTGCTAAAAAGGTCTTGAAAACAAAAACCTGCGTGGAACTAGCTCCGATGTTTTCATTCGAAAGAAAGATAATACATAAGTACATAAACTTTAATTATCCCAAGTTATATACTGTATCCGAAGGGTTAGAGCCCTATAGAAAAGTTATTATTTATCCTTCTAAAAATGGGAAAAAATATATAGAAAATTAA
- the yidC gene encoding membrane protein insertase YidC, with amino-acid sequence MKKRLYMLLFLFLFSITAFTIPDIFVTESTLKEEIRIEMKLYRLTLDQKGHILNFELFDSRVKKYNLIYEYIGDSFDILDKQNLEEIVPNSYDIRIDNEQRYVEVVYYFPGGGNKTYRFYNDPNYHFDVEFNNLNGYVVLPTISFPSGIRYNSNEFVSYIDKSIATGENLDTTLAIYTPHQIEYSQNEYMFELKGYNQKVVTYLGPTKKIFIRETFSGIEEGVVYSNIIDMMKDLGKFGPFSNIFYWFVFFFWWLFNVSGNFGWAIILFTLIVNAILFPIYGKQKKSMIEMKQLQPEIDKLKKKYKNPQKQQEEMMKLYKEKGVNPAGGCLTSLLPLPIMIILWQVIYYFEGSYAYNPQFLFWSDLSQGGFQANFILLLVAIVASLINAMLMSQDSRSAWTSVIMSVVFPFILISLPSGVFIYYAMNSIIQTVLTFVYNKIYNVKGITVRELFGLGPKPVRR; translated from the coding sequence TTGAAAAAAAGATTATATATGTTATTGTTTTTGTTTTTATTCAGTATTACTGCGTTTACGATCCCAGATATTTTCGTCACTGAAAGTACTTTGAAAGAAGAAATACGTATTGAGATGAAGCTTTATAGATTAACATTAGATCAAAAAGGCCATATATTAAATTTTGAGCTTTTTGATAGTAGAGTAAAAAAATATAACTTAATTTATGAATATATTGGAGATAGTTTTGATATTTTGGATAAACAAAATTTAGAAGAAATAGTGCCAAATAGTTATGATATAAGAATTGATAATGAACAACGTTACGTTGAAGTTGTATATTATTTTCCTGGTGGAGGTAATAAGACGTATAGATTTTATAATGATCCAAATTATCACTTTGATGTTGAATTCAATAATTTAAATGGCTATGTTGTACTCCCTACTATTTCTTTTCCTTCAGGAATAAGGTATAACAGTAATGAATTTGTTTCTTACATTGATAAATCAATTGCTACAGGAGAAAATCTTGATACTACTTTGGCTATATATACCCCACATCAGATAGAATATTCGCAGAACGAATATATGTTTGAATTAAAAGGGTATAATCAAAAAGTTGTTACATATTTGGGTCCTACTAAAAAAATATTTATTAGAGAAACATTTTCAGGTATCGAAGAAGGAGTTGTTTATTCAAATATAATTGATATGATGAAGGATTTAGGCAAGTTCGGACCTTTTTCAAACATTTTTTATTGGTTCGTATTCTTTTTTTGGTGGTTGTTCAATGTAAGTGGAAACTTTGGGTGGGCAATAATACTTTTCACACTTATTGTAAATGCTATTTTGTTTCCGATTTATGGTAAACAGAAAAAGTCGATGATTGAAATGAAGCAATTACAGCCGGAAATAGATAAACTAAAAAAGAAGTATAAAAATCCTCAAAAGCAACAAGAAGAAATGATGAAATTATATAAAGAAAAAGGTGTTAATCCAGCCGGAGGATGTTTAACTTCCTTGTTACCTTTACCTATAATGATTATTTTGTGGCAAGTTATTTATTATTTTGAAGGTAGTTATGCTTATAATCCCCAATTTCTTTTTTGGTCAGATCTTTCTCAAGGAGGGTTTCAAGCCAACTTTATTTTACTATTAGTTGCTATAGTAGCATCCCTTATTAATGCGATGTTAATGTCTCAAGATTCAAGAAGCGCTTGGACCTCAGTTATAATGTCTGTAGTATTTCCTTTTATTTTGATAAGTTTACCCTCTGGAGTTTTTATCTACTATGCTATGAACTCTATTATTCAAACAGTTTTGACTTTCGTTTACAATAAAATCTATAATGTTAAAGGTATAACTGTTAGAGAATTATTTGGTTTAGGTCCTAAACCTGTTAGGAGGTGA
- the yidD gene encoding membrane protein insertion efficiency factor YidD translates to MKKLVLKMISFYRKRISPATPPKCIYLPTCSAYTYEAVEKFGVFRGLYLGLRRFLRCNPFRKGGYDPVPDRFYFFVRKYKIKN, encoded by the coding sequence ATGAAGAAATTAGTTTTAAAAATGATAAGTTTTTATAGAAAGCGTATTTCTCCTGCGACTCCTCCAAAATGTATATATCTTCCTACATGCTCTGCATACACCTACGAAGCTGTAGAAAAATTTGGTGTTTTTAGAGGGTTGTATTTAGGTTTAAGGCGCTTCCTTAGGTGTAATCCATTCCGAAAAGGTGGGTATGATCCTGTACCCGATAGATTTTATTTTTTTGTTAGAAAATATAAAATAAAGAATTAA
- the rnpA gene encoding ribonuclease P protein component, which translates to MKNQTFKKKERLRLKGNFSNVFEKGGRLLNNYLVIIYFQNGLQYNRIGIIVPKKFGNAVVRNKFKRYMREIYRKNKESFQNGFDYIFIPRKFLSKEFKRISYRKFESILLEMVRNLKNEEISFKNDKFL; encoded by the coding sequence ATGAAAAACCAAACCTTTAAGAAAAAAGAACGATTAAGGCTTAAAGGCAATTTTAGCAATGTTTTTGAAAAGGGCGGGCGTTTATTAAATAATTACTTGGTAATTATATATTTTCAAAACGGGTTACAATATAATAGGATTGGAATAATTGTTCCCAAAAAATTTGGTAATGCAGTAGTAAGAAATAAATTTAAAAGGTATATGAGAGAAATCTATAGAAAAAACAAAGAATCTTTTCAAAATGGTTTTGATTATATTTTTATTCCCAGAAAATTTTTGTCAAAAGAATTTAAAAGAATATCTTATAGAAAATTTGAAAGCATCCTTCTAGAAATGGTGAGGAATTTGAAAAATGAAGAAATTAGTTTTAAAAATGATAAGTTTTTATAG
- the rpmH gene encoding 50S ribosomal protein L34: MKRTYQPSRIKRKRTHGFLARKKTPGGRNVLRRRRQKGRKRLVV; the protein is encoded by the coding sequence ATGAAAAGAACATATCAACCATCAAGGATAAAAAGAAAAAGGACACATGGGTTTTTAGCAAGAAAGAAAACTCCAGGTGGGAGAAATGTTTTAAGAAGAAGAAGACAAAAAGGAAGGAAACGTTTAGTAGTTTGA
- a CDS encoding cytochrome c biogenesis CcdA family protein, which yields MNSLIITTSVGYLTAFTGGLISFFSPCVLPLIPVFFGIVIPNISNPWIVLKRGFGFFLGLSTFFSILGVVSGSIGILFSKYQNIINIFAGLLIIIFGLMILMNKKIISAKKIDLNKYNKSNSFISAFFIGILISIVWIPCASPVLASILALASTSGNAFRGSTLLFVYSLGISIPFLFFTGIVSKIISKVTFGEPKWQKSLRIFGGILLILVGGLVSTGFFNTLGYL from the coding sequence ATGAACTCATTAATAATTACAACTTCTGTGGGTTATTTAACAGCTTTTACAGGCGGTTTGATTTCTTTTTTTAGTCCGTGTGTACTACCTTTGATACCTGTCTTTTTTGGCATAGTAATACCTAATATTTCTAACCCATGGATAGTTTTAAAACGTGGTTTTGGTTTCTTTTTAGGCCTTTCAACTTTTTTTTCGATTTTAGGAGTGGTTTCTGGAAGTATAGGAATATTATTTTCAAAATATCAAAATATAATAAATATTTTTGCGGGACTTCTAATAATAATATTTGGTTTGATGATTTTAATGAATAAAAAAATAATCTCAGCAAAAAAAATAGATCTTAATAAATACAACAAAAGTAACTCTTTCATCTCTGCATTTTTCATTGGTATTTTAATCTCTATTGTATGGATACCATGTGCTAGCCCTGTTTTGGCTTCTATTCTAGCTCTTGCTTCTACATCAGGTAACGCATTCAGAGGTTCTACGCTTCTTTTTGTATACTCTTTAGGAATTTCCATACCTTTTTTATTTTTTACTGGAATTGTCAGCAAAATTATATCAAAAGTAACCTTTGGTGAACCAAAGTGGCAGAAATCGTTAAGAATTTTTGGCGGTATTCTACTTATCTTAGTGGGTGGATTAGTTTCAACTGGTTTTTTTAATACTCTTGGATACTTATAA
- a CDS encoding thioredoxin fold domain-containing protein, which yields MKKLMTILIILITTVIFSVPIENFVLRNFNDAFEVANLTNKKVVIMFSTPTCPACIEFKRSTLLDEEIQKWLRTEFVFAEIYPTNEIAIFQGDEFRYGDLFFVLGARYTPTFVFFEADQTPVGAITGAYPPEIFLDVLKYVNYDLNNEISLDKFIQEQIGKNIDIQPKTIYLSQNEIERLVYLDPNTKLYDSKKQLDPFTNIVLIDPYKNSSDLDEFYIKIIEENL from the coding sequence ATGAAAAAGCTAATGACTATATTGATCATATTAATAACAACGGTGATATTCTCAGTTCCTATTGAAAACTTTGTACTTAGAAATTTCAACGATGCATTTGAAGTCGCTAATCTTACAAATAAAAAGGTTGTAATAATGTTTTCCACCCCAACATGTCCTGCTTGTATTGAATTTAAAAGATCAACGCTTTTGGATGAAGAAATCCAAAAGTGGTTAAGAACAGAGTTTGTTTTTGCAGAGATTTATCCAACTAATGAAATTGCTATATTTCAAGGAGACGAATTTCGATATGGTGATCTTTTCTTTGTTTTAGGTGCGAGATATACACCAACTTTTGTTTTCTTTGAAGCTGATCAAACGCCCGTTGGTGCCATTACAGGAGCATATCCGCCGGAAATATTTTTGGATGTTTTAAAGTACGTAAATTATGATCTTAATAATGAAATTAGCTTAGATAAATTCATTCAAGAACAAATTGGGAAAAATATTGATATTCAACCAAAAACAATTTATTTAAGCCAAAATGAAATAGAAAGATTAGTTTATCTTGATCCTAATACAAAATTATACGATTCAAAAAAACAACTCGATCCTTTTACAAATATAGTTTTAATAGATCCATACAAAAACTCTTCAGACTTAGATGAGTTCTATATAAAGATCATTGAAGAAAATCTTTAA
- a CDS encoding alanyl-tRNA editing protein, with protein sequence MNRTVKIKKIFEENKEKGRYIAYLEDSPFYPDGKGGQLGDRGKIDEARILEVTKDSVVIDKYLEIGNYTYKINEERREDISKQHTAQHILSAAFEEVASIKTLSFRMDNEYSTIDLDREFIDVQIFKKAETLSNEIIARCIKVEEIITSIEDIKNYKLRKPLSQKISGDVRLIKIGDFDTSACGGFHVKNTGNINLIKILNSEKIKGNLTRVYFVAGTRALNDYSKKDRIFQKISQKLTSGIDELEKKIENIIEENKESRNKIRKISEYAAFYLANELKKDAILINNKKVIYCEKENEAADFLYKYVDLEEYILCIYDGESKTITIFSKVINCKDFIEKLKKQKSLQGGGSQIRGNIKGDLKKEELLKELELYN encoded by the coding sequence TTGAACAGAACTGTTAAAATCAAAAAAATTTTCGAAGAAAATAAAGAAAAGGGAAGATACATAGCTTATTTAGAAGATTCACCTTTCTACCCAGATGGTAAAGGTGGACAGTTAGGAGACAGAGGTAAAATAGATGAAGCAAGAATCCTAGAGGTTACAAAAGATTCAGTGGTTATAGACAAATACTTAGAAATTGGAAATTACACTTACAAGATTAATGAAGAGAGAAGGGAAGATATTTCAAAGCAACATACCGCCCAGCACATTTTATCAGCGGCATTTGAAGAAGTTGCATCAATAAAGACCTTGTCTTTTAGAATGGACAATGAATATTCAACTATTGATTTAGACAGAGAATTTATTGACGTACAGATTTTTAAGAAAGCTGAAACCCTTTCAAACGAGATTATAGCAAGATGTATAAAAGTAGAAGAAATAATTACTTCTATAGAAGATATCAAAAATTATAAATTAAGAAAACCTTTAAGTCAAAAGATTTCTGGAGACGTAAGGTTAATAAAGATTGGTGATTTCGATACATCGGCATGTGGAGGGTTTCATGTAAAAAATACAGGTAACATAAATCTAATAAAAATATTAAACTCTGAAAAAATAAAGGGAAATTTAACAAGAGTGTATTTTGTTGCAGGAACTAGAGCGTTGAATGATTATTCAAAAAAAGACAGGATATTCCAAAAAATTTCTCAAAAACTAACATCTGGAATAGACGAATTGGAAAAAAAGATAGAAAATATTATTGAAGAAAACAAAGAGAGTAGAAATAAAATAAGAAAAATATCTGAGTATGCAGCGTTTTATTTAGCTAATGAATTAAAAAAAGATGCAATCTTAATAAATAACAAAAAAGTAATTTATTGTGAGAAAGAAAATGAAGCAGCAGATTTTTTGTATAAATACGTTGATTTAGAGGAATATATCTTATGTATTTACGATGGGGAAAGTAAAACAATCACTATTTTTTCAAAAGTTATAAATTGCAAGGATTTTATAGAAAAATTGAAAAAACAAAAAAGCCTCCAAGGTGGAGGCAGTCAGATAAGGGGAAATATTAAAGGTGATTTGAAAAAAGAAGAACTCCTTAAAGAACTAGAGTTATACAATTAA
- a CDS encoding WD40 repeat domain-containing protein, with the protein MKKIYWILIIIFTTTSLFSNLIVNNYEHTEIIDFFVNPYNGEIATIVENYYVKTYDPVEKSINKYYKTSSLPTHVIWIMDNKYTLIAEESGIIEVFNNDSSLLNFLISVSNESITHISTFEDKVAFTSLDKTAYVYNITKRRLEYHRKFSTNLVSIKFYNSNSILIGDHQGNIHLIDYTNGNEINTKKIDNYSILEMEIVEDKILIFTMNGNVYLLNYQLETINSINIGQRIIEVSFSPNKDKFAVLTLNNTLFFYDSFTLQNTSQFNSTLLNPKSFDWNYITPEYIYINNGSDIYSFNITTRNLEKVLELKKSDVVKLIKQDKLIYYLSTNNEIGILNTDSGKIVKNLSFNEEINDFIITKNQDIIICNNLGYVSIYDIEGNLKKSKKISDSRLTTLEISPEENFLVVGGWGNKIYVINIDDLSIYKTVENLHNNWIKDISINSTGNRVAVSALDKRISVSMFPGFHLPTFIEDFLYIIWSIDWANNSNFLAFGGFDGTLHIWDARFENLYKKFEVVTSPINIVKWSPDDNYLATGTTAGIVYVWDFRSGSLKSIINVSNSEILDLFWSDDGRYLFVLSRGNLISLIDLQQINVILQTLIFEKGYFVSYRKNGEYSTNIPPEKESNYFYKNRPISLFESVKFQRIDSINIRSLEAPIIEAPSEFLITSRNNLLPINIFDSEFITKVRILDQTFTINSDSYYLSMRVNLEKLKSDVLEIEAFDSDGNRSLKTVHLRYEDIYVQVFTNQAEITNINNEVIAIVNRGDILKLKGVLGDSYRVEYKDKEGFIKKAYVTLNTNPF; encoded by the coding sequence TTGAAAAAAATATATTGGATTCTTATTATTATCTTCACGACTACAAGTCTATTTTCCAATTTAATAGTAAATAATTATGAACACACAGAGATTATAGATTTTTTTGTAAATCCATATAACGGGGAAATTGCAACAATCGTAGAGAATTATTATGTAAAAACTTATGATCCTGTTGAAAAATCTATTAATAAATACTACAAGACATCCTCTTTGCCAACACATGTAATTTGGATAATGGATAATAAATACACTTTGATTGCAGAAGAAAGTGGAATAATAGAGGTTTTTAACAATGACTCTTCACTATTAAACTTTCTGATAAGTGTTAGTAATGAATCAATAACACATATTTCAACTTTTGAAGACAAAGTCGCCTTTACATCATTAGACAAAACTGCTTATGTATACAATATTACAAAAAGAAGGCTAGAATACCATAGAAAGTTCTCAACAAACCTTGTATCCATCAAATTTTATAATAGCAACTCAATATTAATAGGCGATCATCAAGGAAATATACATTTAATAGATTATACAAATGGAAATGAAATTAATACAAAAAAGATAGATAATTATTCAATCTTAGAGATGGAAATAGTAGAAGACAAAATATTAATTTTTACTATGAATGGGAATGTATATCTATTAAATTATCAACTAGAAACAATCAATTCAATAAACATTGGGCAAAGAATTATAGAGGTTTCTTTTTCTCCAAACAAAGATAAATTCGCAGTTTTAACTCTAAATAATACTTTGTTCTTTTACGATTCCTTTACTCTACAAAATACATCTCAATTTAATTCCACTTTGTTAAATCCTAAAAGTTTCGATTGGAATTACATCACCCCAGAATACATATATATAAATAATGGTTCTGATATATACTCTTTTAATATAACTACCAGAAATTTAGAAAAAGTTTTAGAATTAAAAAAATCTGACGTTGTCAAATTAATTAAACAAGATAAACTAATCTACTATTTATCTACAAACAACGAAATCGGCATTCTAAATACTGACTCGGGAAAAATAGTTAAAAATCTTAGTTTTAATGAAGAAATAAATGATTTTATAATTACCAAAAATCAAGATATAATCATTTGTAATAACCTTGGATACGTTTCTATATATGATATAGAAGGCAATTTAAAAAAAAGTAAGAAGATAAGTGATTCAAGACTAACAACATTGGAGATTTCCCCCGAAGAAAATTTTTTAGTCGTTGGTGGATGGGGCAATAAAATTTATGTTATTAATATCGATGATTTAAGCATCTATAAAACGGTTGAGAACCTTCACAATAACTGGATAAAAGATATCTCCATCAACTCTACAGGAAATCGAGTTGCAGTTAGTGCGTTAGATAAAAGAATAAGTGTATCAATGTTTCCTGGCTTTCACCTACCAACATTTATAGAAGATTTTTTGTATATAATATGGTCAATAGATTGGGCAAATAACTCTAACTTTCTTGCTTTTGGTGGCTTTGATGGAACTTTACATATTTGGGATGCTAGATTTGAAAATTTATATAAAAAATTTGAAGTTGTGACGTCTCCTATAAATATTGTTAAATGGAGCCCTGATGATAATTACTTAGCTACTGGAACTACTGCTGGAATTGTTTATGTTTGGGATTTTAGAAGCGGGTCTTTGAAATCCATTATTAATGTTTCTAATTCAGAAATCTTAGATTTATTTTGGAGTGATGATGGAAGATATTTGTTTGTTTTAAGCAGAGGAAATTTAATAAGCCTAATAGATTTGCAGCAAATCAATGTGATATTACAAACTCTTATCTTCGAGAAAGGATATTTTGTTTCATACAGAAAAAACGGAGAATACTCTACCAATATCCCTCCAGAGAAAGAAAGTAATTACTTTTATAAAAACAGACCTATAAGTCTTTTTGAATCTGTAAAATTTCAGAGAATAGATTCTATAAATATTAGAAGTTTAGAAGCCCCAATAATAGAAGCTCCTTCAGAGTTTTTAATAACTAGCAGAAATAATTTATTGCCCATCAACATATTTGATAGTGAATTTATAACTAAAGTCCGAATACTTGATCAAACTTTCACAATTAATAGTGATTCTTACTACTTATCTATGAGAGTAAACTTAGAAAAACTTAAGTCAGATGTTTTAGAAATAGAAGCCTTTGATAGTGATGGAAACAGATCACTAAAAACTGTCCATTTAAGATACGAAGATATTTACGTCCAAGTATTTACGAATCAAGCTGAAATTACAAACATCAATAACGAAGTAATAGCAATTGTAAACCGTGGAGATATTTTAAAATTAAAGGGAGTTTTAGGAGACAGTTACCGAGTTGAATACAAAGACAAAGAAGGTTTCATCAAAAAAGCTTATGTAACTTTAAATACAAATCCTTTTTAA
- the secF gene encoding protein translocase subunit SecF, whose protein sequence is MPNLDFVGKRKLFLYISFALIIFSLIVIFVKGFNFGVDFSGGSEIILSFDKEYTIEELREGMQIIDPNYATARIIETNPGVGSSDKYFYIITVRDSFPSLEEKEKFISGLEEVFSDSNLKVEQFNDVSGYAAREIRSYAWYAVIIALVVLLAYITIRFQFVYGVGAIIALAHDVIITLGFYSLFGIEMNLTAIAAFLTLAGYSLNDTIVIYDRIRENRSKSRGTPIEVITNKSINEVIIRSLNTSITTFIVVFMMFILGGRSIASFAFGLTIGVIIGTYSSLYIASPIIIGFVSRKRKKAKA, encoded by the coding sequence ATGCCTAATCTAGATTTCGTAGGTAAGAGAAAATTATTTCTTTATATATCATTTGCTTTAATAATATTTTCGTTAATCGTTATTTTTGTAAAAGGGTTTAACTTTGGAGTAGATTTTTCTGGTGGAAGTGAAATTATTTTATCTTTTGATAAAGAATACACAATTGAGGAATTGAGAGAAGGAATGCAAATCATTGACCCAAATTATGCTACAGCTAGAATTATAGAAACTAATCCTGGTGTAGGCTCAAGCGATAAATATTTCTACATAATAACAGTGAGAGATTCTTTTCCATCTTTAGAAGAAAAAGAAAAGTTTATAAGTGGTCTTGAAGAAGTTTTTTCTGATTCTAATTTAAAAGTAGAACAGTTTAACGATGTTTCAGGTTATGCTGCTAGAGAAATAAGATCCTATGCTTGGTATGCAGTAATAATTGCTTTAGTTGTTTTATTAGCTTATATTACCATTAGATTTCAATTCGTTTATGGAGTTGGTGCCATCATTGCTTTAGCACATGATGTAATTATTACTTTAGGTTTTTATTCGTTATTTGGCATAGAAATGAATTTAACAGCTATAGCAGCTTTTTTAACGTTAGCAGGATATTCTTTGAACGATACTATAGTTATCTATGATAGGATAAGGGAAAACAGGTCTAAAAGCAGAGGAACCCCTATTGAAGTAATAACAAACAAAAGTATTAACGAGGTAATTATAAGATCTTTAAACACTTCCATAACAACTTTTATTGTAGTTTTTATGATGTTTATCCTTGGTGGAAGATCTATCGCTTCGTTTGCTTTCGGTCTGACGATTGGTGTCATAATAGGTACTTATTCTTCTTTATACATAGCCAGCCCAATAATTATTGGATTTGTAAGTCGAAAGAGAAAAAAAGCAAAAGCTTAA
- the secD gene encoding protein translocase subunit SecD produces the protein MRNRRIRALFTIVIIVFAFLGIILPLSDNENDISILKFFPNINLGLDIQGGVLLEYSLDIPEGQDGGTIVDNVITVLRRRMDSAGYTEAIVSEVNSGGERRVRVEIPGISDTQRAEELIGSKGKLYFAEVLEVVESSTVPQITRNRVVTIDGEEIEMYSYVRDSNNPNVWYRVKNIFEFGDDPFQITGLDVSDTVASLNPQGAGFVVNLSFNNEGRRKFELATANLVNQRIAIILDNEAIIAPVVREKISQGRAEISGIENLQEAQNIAVLIKSGNLPVDLIKFQERTLGPTLGRDIVTTIINAGIIGLLIVMIYMIVVYKWMGIVAVIALLYNSLLLMGILSWTGAILTLPGIAGIILTFGTTVDGNIIIYERIKEELRVGRPPLTAVKFGFNKVFSTIFDANLTTILAGLVLFFFTSGSIRGFSVTLIIGVLGAMFTNLVVSRLLLESTSRFLKPEKYVKGIVVEKGGVK, from the coding sequence TTGAGGAATCGAAGAATAAGGGCATTGTTTACAATAGTAATTATAGTTTTCGCTTTTTTAGGAATTATATTACCTCTTTCTGATAATGAGAATGATATAAGCATACTCAAGTTTTTCCCGAATATTAATTTAGGATTGGATATACAAGGTGGAGTCCTATTAGAGTATAGTTTAGATATACCCGAAGGACAAGACGGGGGAACAATTGTTGACAATGTAATAACAGTTTTAAGAAGAAGAATGGATAGTGCCGGTTATACAGAAGCTATAGTTTCTGAAGTTAACTCTGGTGGGGAAAGAAGGGTTAGGGTCGAGATACCCGGTATATCTGATACACAAAGAGCTGAGGAATTGATAGGTAGTAAGGGGAAATTGTATTTTGCCGAAGTTTTGGAGGTGGTTGAATCTTCAACAGTCCCTCAAATTACAAGAAATAGAGTAGTAACTATCGACGGAGAAGAAATCGAAATGTACAGTTACGTTAGGGATAGTAATAACCCTAATGTTTGGTATAGGGTAAAGAATATTTTTGAATTTGGTGATGATCCTTTTCAAATCACCGGATTAGATGTTAGCGATACAGTCGCTTCTCTCAACCCTCAAGGAGCAGGATTCGTTGTTAATTTGAGTTTTAACAACGAAGGTAGAAGAAAGTTTGAACTTGCAACAGCTAATCTTGTAAATCAAAGAATAGCCATAATCTTAGACAACGAAGCTATAATAGCCCCTGTTGTAAGAGAAAAGATTTCACAAGGTAGAGCAGAAATTAGTGGGATTGAAAATTTGCAAGAAGCACAAAATATTGCAGTTTTAATTAAATCCGGTAATTTACCCGTTGATTTGATCAAATTCCAAGAAAGAACTTTAGGCCCTACCTTAGGAAGAGATATAGTTACAACGATTATTAATGCTGGAATTATTGGGTTACTAATTGTGATGATTTACATGATAGTAGTTTATAAATGGATGGGAATTGTTGCTGTAATAGCTTTATTATATAACTCATTATTGTTGATGGGTATTTTAAGTTGGACAGGTGCAATACTAACTCTCCCTGGTATTGCAGGTATTATCCTAACTTTTGGTACTACGGTAGATGGCAACATTATTATATATGAAAGAATAAAGGAAGAACTTCGAGTTGGGAGGCCCCCTTTAACGGCAGTGAAGTTTGGATTTAATAAAGTTTTTTCAACTATTTTTGATGCAAATTTGACAACTATCTTAGCTGGTTTAGTATTGTTCTTTTTCACCTCAGGAAGTATCAGAGGATTTTCAGTTACTTTGATTATAGGTGTTTTAGGAGCCATGTTTACAAATTTAGTTGTTAGTAGGTTGCTTTTAGAAAGTACTTCAAGATTTTTAAAACCTGAAAAATATGTTAAAGGTATTGTTGTGGAAAAAGGGGGAGTTAAGTGA
- the yajC gene encoding preprotein translocase subunit YajC, which produces MLFDFINFGPAGVTDSANVVEQAQAAPAGGGGFGGLLFFLVIIILMWVMLFLPQRRQEKKHKEMLSALKKGDKIVTSSGIIGKIISITNERIRITTADKTEIDITKNAVAAVLSRSNTEGEQEVSAEKPDKTEE; this is translated from the coding sequence ATGTTATTTGATTTTATAAACTTTGGTCCTGCCGGAGTAACGGATTCGGCAAATGTTGTTGAGCAAGCTCAAGCTGCGCCTGCAGGTGGCGGTGGATTTGGAGGCTTACTTTTCTTTTTGGTTATAATAATATTAATGTGGGTGATGTTATTTTTACCTCAAAGAAGGCAAGAGAAGAAACATAAGGAAATGTTATCAGCATTGAAAAAAGGAGATAAAATAGTTACTTCTTCTGGTATAATAGGAAAAATTATATCTATAACTAACGAGAGAATTAGAATTACAACAGCAGATAAAACTGAAATTGATATAACAAAAAATGCTGTAGCAGCGGTTCTTTCTAGAAGTAATACAGAAGGAGAACAAGAAGTTTCAGCTGAAAAACCTGATAAAACAGAAGAATAA